The following coding sequences lie in one Myxococcales bacterium genomic window:
- a CDS encoding homoserine kinase, translating to MDGRCLIVIGYHWNSNRVKYHQMAVFTHLAEKDAQRIADACNLGRVHAVEPVPAGSVNSNFYLDTHAGRVFVRIYEEQGAEGVRYEWALLRFLLTHGVCVAGPLPGLSPDELQVQGKPVGVFECVGGSQSCQQGVTRERAAAVGAWLANVHGVLQAFPEKRQGRFTVAHMKARLHDIATRSETALVSTVTRLEENLGEIESFVDEGLPHGVIHGDLFRDNVRWDGCHIVSVIDWESASDGLFIYDLMVAVLAWCYGNGFDWQLVSAMVRSYHDTRPLCPEEQQQLRACALRAALRFAITRITDFHSRGSIGERVHKDYRRFLARWDAIQALDAQQFEFLCYGSGSK from the coding sequence ATGGATGGTCGATGCCTAATCGTGATTGGCTACCATTGGAACTCTAATCGTGTAAAGTACCACCAAATGGCTGTTTTCACGCACCTCGCTGAAAAAGATGCCCAACGCATCGCCGATGCGTGCAACTTGGGCCGGGTGCATGCGGTTGAGCCGGTGCCAGCCGGCAGCGTAAACAGCAACTTTTATCTCGACACACATGCGGGGCGAGTCTTTGTGCGTATCTACGAGGAGCAGGGCGCAGAAGGCGTCCGCTACGAGTGGGCGCTGCTACGCTTTTTGCTGACCCACGGAGTTTGCGTGGCGGGACCGTTGCCAGGTCTTTCGCCCGATGAGTTGCAGGTACAAGGAAAGCCTGTGGGCGTGTTTGAATGTGTGGGCGGTTCGCAAAGCTGTCAGCAGGGAGTCACCCGAGAGCGGGCCGCAGCGGTCGGCGCGTGGTTGGCAAACGTCCATGGTGTCCTTCAAGCGTTCCCGGAAAAACGTCAGGGTCGGTTCACGGTGGCGCACATGAAAGCCCGTTTACACGACATTGCAACACGGTCCGAGACCGCATTGGTCAGCACGGTGACCCGGCTCGAAGAAAATCTCGGTGAGATAGAGTCTTTTGTCGACGAAGGGCTGCCGCACGGCGTAATTCATGGGGATTTGTTCCGCGACAATGTGCGATGGGACGGCTGCCACATCGTGTCTGTGATCGATTGGGAGAGCGCAAGCGACGGCTTATTCATTTATGATTTAATGGTCGCGGTGCTTGCGTGGTGTTACGGGAATGGTTTTGACTGGCAGCTGGTTTCGGCCATGGTGAGGTCGTATCATGATACGCGCCCACTATGCCCCGAGGAACAACAACAGCTACGAGCATGTGCGTTGCGAGCTGCACTGCGCTTTGCCATCACGAGAATAACCGACTTTCACAGTCGCGGCAGCATCGGGGAGCGTGTGCATAAGGACTATCGGCGTTTCCTCGCGCGATGGGATGCCATCCAGGCCCTTGACGCCCAGCAATTCGAGTTTCTTTGCTACGGTTCGGGTTCGAAGTAA
- a CDS encoding HD domain-containing protein, with the protein MVEYSAKNKNDDGELSLLAEATPQAVGELCRRFEQGGYRAWAVGGSLRDVLLGRSVADWDLATTARPEEVCRLFDRVIPTGIEHGTVTLIWKKASYEVTTLRAEHGYSDGRRPDHVRFVEDIAEDLARRDFTVNALAYDPLNDTLTDPFFGVNDIRDRRLRTVGDPLQRFSEDGLRVLRAARFVATLEFDLDARTEAAMEPSLPVFRKVAHERVRDEWIKCMAARAPSAAFDIMKRTGLLKVTLPELLEQVDCTQNRWHAFDVWRHTMLCVDQLPQGDAILRMAGLLHDIGKPKSRAFSEKTKEYTFYNHEKLGAELARHWLEDYRFSNADRARIVDLVRHHLVCYAADWTDAAVRRFVRRVSLERVPDLLLLAEADAMSKGRPVDRELELLRELRSRIDKVTANREALSVRELAIDGRDIMRSCALRPGPRIGRILEALLEDVLEDPALNQREILLEHALRHLKALE; encoded by the coding sequence ATGGTTGAATATTCAGCAAAAAACAAGAACGACGATGGGGAACTCTCTCTCCTTGCGGAGGCGACGCCGCAGGCAGTGGGGGAGCTATGTCGACGCTTCGAGCAAGGCGGCTATCGGGCGTGGGCAGTCGGTGGTTCGCTAAGAGACGTTCTTTTGGGGCGCTCTGTGGCGGATTGGGATCTCGCGACCACGGCCCGCCCCGAGGAAGTGTGCCGACTCTTTGACCGCGTGATTCCCACGGGGATCGAACATGGAACCGTGACTTTGATTTGGAAAAAGGCCTCGTACGAGGTGACGACGTTGCGCGCGGAACACGGCTACAGCGATGGTCGCAGGCCCGACCATGTGCGATTTGTCGAAGACATCGCGGAAGACTTGGCGCGTCGAGATTTCACCGTCAACGCGCTCGCATACGATCCATTAAATGACACGCTGACGGATCCTTTTTTCGGTGTAAACGACATTCGGGATCGTCGCTTGCGTACGGTGGGGGATCCACTCCAGCGCTTTTCCGAAGACGGGCTCAGGGTGCTGCGGGCGGCGCGTTTTGTAGCCACGCTCGAGTTCGATCTTGACGCGCGCACCGAAGCGGCCATGGAGCCGTCGTTACCCGTGTTTCGTAAAGTCGCACACGAACGGGTGCGCGATGAATGGATCAAATGCATGGCAGCGAGGGCGCCCTCGGCCGCATTCGATATCATGAAACGCACCGGTCTTTTGAAAGTCACGCTGCCGGAGCTGCTCGAACAGGTGGATTGCACGCAGAACCGATGGCATGCGTTTGACGTCTGGCGCCACACGATGCTTTGCGTAGATCAGCTCCCTCAAGGAGACGCCATATTGCGGATGGCTGGATTGCTACACGACATCGGGAAGCCAAAGAGCCGAGCCTTTTCTGAAAAAACCAAGGAATACACCTTCTACAACCACGAGAAGCTGGGTGCTGAACTCGCCCGACACTGGCTTGAGGACTACAGGTTTTCCAACGCCGACCGCGCTCGCATCGTGGATCTCGTGCGGCACCACCTGGTGTGTTACGCAGCGGATTGGACGGATGCTGCGGTCCGCCGCTTTGTCCGGCGCGTCAGTCTTGAACGGGTTCCTGACTTGCTGTTATTGGCCGAAGCGGATGCCATGTCCAAAGGTCGACCCGTCGACAGGGAGCTCGAGTTGCTGCGAGAGCTTAGGTCTCGCATTGATAAAGTGACTGCTAATCGAGAGGCGTTGTCCGTTCGGGAGTTGGCGATCGATGGTCGAGATATCATGCGGAGTTGCGCATTAAGGCCGGGGCCGCGCATCGGCCGTATCCTCGAAGCGTTGCTGGAGGATGTGCTCGAAGATCCGGCGCTGAACCAGCGGGAGATTTTACTTGAGCATGCCCTTCGTCATCTAAAGGCGCTAGAATGA
- a CDS encoding PDZ domain-containing protein, with protein MNSVVSFYRSVKPPFSPWWRILLVLAAVALAYGVTFVWPERNGYGIEIDSSPRAQAARKRLPYDLSKLSVLNRVIHHVNKYYVAPERVEYREMLLAGLNAIQLAVPPVIVHHKKGARDLSVIVDTEEKRFPISDVTSPWTLAQRFREVFAFLQKHLDEEDIELRDVEYASVNGALRTLDPHSTLLTPEVYTEMRMSTRGEFGGLGIVISIRDGLLTVIRPMPGTPAEKSGLKRHDRIVGIDNESTLNMPLQEAVDRLRGAPGSKVNISIVRETPKGWSDPRTVQLERAIIHIDSVESRVLDGNIGYVQLKSFQGNTTSDLERALRKLDASHIKGLILDLQDNPGGLLEQAIRVTDIFLKSGTIVSTRSNDESQRDEKHASNDGNEPTYPLVVLVNGGSASASEIVAGALKNHDRALVIGQRTFGKGSVQVLYDYNDGSALKLTIAQYLTPGDVSIQGTGIVPDIGIDPITVDRDDMDLTVNRPGLREADLERHLTNESVRQGDKPEVLLEYYLPEEIRERLRETNEGAQEENEHEAQFLIRFAERILSQATHADRRRLLADAKKVIATTQAQELDRAISELRKLGIDWSNGPDKGPSDLSVEVSTNRPNNSGRAGEPFELIVQVTNRGQVPIYRLRATTSSDFLLFDQRELVFGKLKPGQTRRWSATLGLCETRNPKPAVTVGKDGQADPWRALLPQIGRAKGKPVCTLPFFLADRADGIRVDFQEAYGHTPKSAEIRTTVTSLPKPQFAYSLQIADPKGNGDGTIQRGETATLFLHVKNVGKGPSYTTQANLRNLTGNGVLLRDGRFRIDDIKPGQERTVPFTFKILPDAEDSEAKFEVSVADTDLREGVTEKVSVWAKSTSGNPKPVNGTAYLAAGTPILESPHATSKAIAYASKGILALPMEATLGEFTRVTMAAGQPGWVNAGKLEKQKPASTDGVLANALNHMPPELSLDYKNQHVTSSPTLKLSGTARDRDQVKDVYIFVGARKVFYKSNRAGKNPKAVSFSTLLPLSPGTNHINVFARKRNDMVTRASFIVRRDGKDGTLLKTPTTDEMAFGQDYFEPEP; from the coding sequence GTGAATAGCGTGGTTTCTTTTTATCGCTCAGTAAAGCCGCCATTTTCCCCATGGTGGCGCATCCTTTTGGTGCTGGCCGCCGTTGCCCTCGCATATGGGGTCACTTTCGTGTGGCCCGAACGTAACGGATATGGGATCGAAATCGATAGCTCACCGCGCGCGCAAGCCGCACGTAAGCGACTGCCCTACGATCTCTCGAAGCTGAGCGTGCTCAACCGTGTGATCCACCATGTCAACAAGTATTACGTCGCCCCTGAACGTGTGGAGTATCGTGAGATGTTGCTCGCGGGTCTCAATGCCATTCAACTCGCTGTGCCACCTGTCATTGTCCATCACAAGAAGGGCGCTCGGGACCTTTCTGTCATTGTGGACACGGAAGAGAAGCGCTTCCCCATCTCCGATGTGACGAGCCCGTGGACCCTTGCGCAACGTTTTCGGGAAGTGTTTGCTTTCTTGCAAAAACATCTCGACGAAGAAGATATCGAGCTCCGGGACGTTGAGTACGCGAGCGTCAACGGCGCACTCCGCACTTTGGATCCGCACTCAACCCTTCTTACCCCCGAAGTCTACACGGAAATGCGCATGAGTACGCGCGGGGAGTTTGGCGGTTTAGGCATTGTCATCTCTATCCGCGATGGTTTGCTCACCGTGATTCGTCCCATGCCCGGAACGCCCGCCGAGAAAAGCGGACTCAAGCGTCATGATCGCATCGTGGGCATCGACAATGAATCCACACTTAACATGCCTCTGCAGGAGGCTGTGGACCGTCTTCGCGGGGCGCCTGGTTCTAAAGTCAATATCTCCATTGTCCGCGAAACCCCCAAGGGCTGGAGCGACCCCCGTACCGTGCAGCTGGAGCGCGCCATTATTCACATTGACTCTGTCGAGTCCCGGGTTCTCGATGGCAACATCGGATACGTTCAGCTTAAGAGTTTTCAAGGAAACACTACCTCTGACCTTGAGCGCGCTCTAAGAAAGCTTGACGCCAGTCACATCAAAGGACTCATCCTCGATCTTCAAGACAATCCGGGGGGCTTGCTCGAACAAGCCATCCGGGTCACCGACATCTTCCTGAAGAGCGGCACAATCGTGAGCACTCGCTCGAACGATGAGAGCCAGCGCGACGAGAAGCATGCGTCGAACGATGGCAATGAACCGACCTATCCGCTTGTGGTTCTCGTCAACGGCGGCAGCGCTTCGGCGAGTGAGATAGTGGCGGGCGCCCTTAAAAACCATGATCGCGCATTAGTGATTGGGCAGCGCACCTTCGGTAAAGGCTCAGTGCAGGTTCTTTACGATTACAATGATGGCTCTGCGTTAAAATTGACCATCGCTCAGTATCTCACCCCCGGAGATGTGTCCATACAGGGCACAGGTATCGTGCCTGACATCGGGATCGATCCTATCACCGTGGATCGCGACGATATGGATCTCACGGTCAATCGTCCCGGTTTACGCGAAGCTGATCTCGAACGGCATCTCACCAACGAGAGCGTGAGGCAGGGCGACAAACCGGAAGTGCTCCTAGAGTACTACCTTCCCGAAGAAATCAGGGAACGCTTACGAGAAACCAACGAGGGGGCCCAAGAAGAGAACGAACACGAGGCGCAGTTCTTGATCCGCTTCGCAGAACGCATTTTGAGCCAAGCGACCCATGCCGACCGACGGAGGCTCCTCGCGGACGCCAAAAAAGTGATCGCAACCACCCAAGCACAAGAACTCGACCGCGCGATAAGCGAGCTTCGCAAGCTTGGTATCGACTGGTCGAACGGGCCTGACAAAGGCCCTTCAGACCTCTCGGTCGAGGTGTCCACCAATCGTCCGAACAACTCCGGGCGTGCTGGCGAACCATTTGAGTTAATCGTTCAGGTGACCAACCGTGGCCAGGTGCCCATCTATCGACTGCGGGCAACGACAAGCAGCGATTTCTTGCTATTCGATCAACGCGAACTAGTGTTTGGCAAACTCAAGCCCGGGCAAACGCGGCGCTGGTCAGCCACGTTGGGTCTTTGTGAGACGCGCAATCCCAAGCCCGCGGTGACTGTGGGCAAAGATGGTCAGGCCGACCCATGGCGCGCCCTACTGCCACAGATCGGACGTGCCAAAGGCAAACCTGTTTGCACGCTACCGTTTTTCTTGGCCGATCGCGCCGACGGCATACGCGTCGACTTTCAGGAAGCCTATGGACACACTCCCAAATCGGCCGAGATCCGCACCACGGTTACATCCCTGCCGAAGCCGCAGTTTGCCTACTCCCTTCAGATAGCTGATCCGAAGGGGAACGGCGATGGCACAATTCAACGTGGAGAGACGGCCACCCTCTTCTTGCATGTAAAAAACGTGGGAAAAGGGCCCAGTTATACCACGCAAGCGAATCTGCGAAATCTGACTGGCAACGGGGTTCTCCTCAGAGACGGCCGCTTCCGAATCGACGATATCAAGCCTGGCCAGGAACGGACTGTTCCCTTCACGTTTAAGATTCTTCCGGATGCCGAGGACAGCGAGGCCAAATTTGAGGTTTCTGTCGCCGACACCGATCTTCGCGAAGGCGTGACTGAAAAGGTATCGGTGTGGGCGAAAAGCACGAGCGGCAATCCCAAGCCCGTGAATGGTACGGCGTACCTTGCGGCCGGGACGCCTATCTTGGAGAGTCCTCATGCAACCAGCAAAGCTATCGCTTATGCATCGAAGGGAATCCTCGCGTTGCCAATGGAAGCTACTTTGGGTGAATTTACGCGTGTAACTATGGCAGCTGGTCAGCCGGGATGGGTAAATGCCGGAAAGCTCGAAAAGCAGAAGCCGGCGTCCACGGATGGCGTGCTGGCGAATGCACTCAACCACATGCCGCCCGAACTCAGTCTGGACTACAAGAACCAACACGTCACCTCCAGTCCCACGCTCAAATTAAGCGGTACAGCGAGGGACCGCGATCAGGTCAAGGATGTCTATATTTTCGTCGGTGCCCGCAAGGTGTTCTACAAGTCCAATCGCGCAGGGAAAAATCCTAAGGCAGTGAGTTTTTCCACTCTTCTCCCTTTGAGTCCTGGCACCAATCACATTAACGTTTTTGCGCGCAAACGGAACGACATGGTGACTCGCGCATCTTTCATCGTTCGTAGGGATGGCAAGGACGGCACCTTGCTCAAGACTCCAACGACGGACGAGATGGCGTTTGGGCAAGATTACTTCGAACCCGAACCGTAG
- a CDS encoding protein tyrosine phosphatase → MTGYIDLHCHVVPGVDDGVRTSEEGFALCGALAGMGYSRLVATPHIRTAMFENRRSSLVAPFGAFRRDFYAQDAMPTLGLAAEHYFDDQFWTLFEAEETILYPGGRAILLELNPNVAPMGFEARCFELLVRGIRPVMAHPERYQFLFDDDTWVREVQARGVLLQLDLMSLAGTYGKRPKHLAERWLGADLYSIACTDCHRLEQIDDVAKGIKELFRRLGAAKAAQLLKDGPQKVLDGTIMPV, encoded by the coding sequence ATGACTGGTTATATCGATTTGCATTGTCATGTTGTGCCCGGCGTCGACGACGGCGTTCGGACTTCCGAAGAAGGTTTCGCACTTTGCGGTGCCCTTGCAGGTATGGGCTATAGCCGCCTAGTCGCCACGCCGCACATACGCACAGCCATGTTCGAAAACCGTCGCTCATCCCTTGTGGCGCCTTTTGGAGCATTCAGGCGCGACTTCTATGCGCAGGACGCAATGCCAACGTTGGGCCTCGCTGCGGAACACTACTTCGATGATCAGTTTTGGACCCTCTTCGAAGCTGAAGAGACGATATTGTACCCTGGCGGACGCGCGATTTTGCTAGAGCTGAATCCCAACGTTGCTCCGATGGGGTTTGAAGCGCGCTGTTTTGAGCTACTGGTGCGAGGCATTCGACCTGTGATGGCCCACCCCGAGCGCTATCAGTTTCTTTTTGACGATGATACGTGGGTACGCGAAGTACAGGCTCGCGGGGTTCTTCTGCAGTTAGACCTGATGTCGCTGGCGGGTACTTATGGCAAGAGGCCAAAGCATTTGGCCGAACGCTGGCTAGGGGCAGATCTTTATTCCATTGCCTGCACCGATTGCCATCGCCTTGAACAGATTGATGATGTCGCCAAAGGTATTAAAGAGCTATTTCGGCGACTCGGCGCGGCAAAAGCCGCTCAACTCCTCAAGGATGGGCCACAAAAGGTGCTGGACGGCACCATCATGCCAGTATAA
- the ribB gene encoding 3,4-dihydroxy-2-butanone-4-phosphate synthase, with the protein MPRLLASAVERVERAIHEIQAGRMVILVDDEDRENEGDLCMAADQVTPESINFMARYGRGLICLALAEEAVHRLRLPMMVRDNRSPLGTAFTVSIEAKEGVTTGISAHDRAHTIRTAASADCKAEDLVSPGHVFPLCAKPGGVLQRAGQTEGSVDLAMLAGRAPSAVICEIMNEDGTMARFAELQQFAETHGLHLLSIADVATYRLRHESMVRRVRGAEVPSASGKMWRAHVYETKVKSRQLVAMTLGSIDNSPTLVRVHTGSALLDVFGARAPGRLLSHDAVRQIESEGRGVFLFLPSPDDLLTELERYEQASGSTPMSEAQDRLSVLREYGLGAQVLADLGLSHIRLLTNRPRRIAGLDAFGLQIVEEVPLVHVS; encoded by the coding sequence ATGCCACGACTTTTAGCCTCAGCCGTTGAACGCGTAGAGCGTGCCATCCACGAGATCCAAGCGGGCCGCATGGTGATTTTGGTGGATGACGAGGACCGCGAGAACGAGGGGGACTTGTGCATGGCCGCCGATCAAGTCACACCCGAATCGATCAATTTCATGGCCCGCTACGGGCGTGGACTCATATGCTTGGCGTTGGCTGAGGAGGCTGTTCATCGCTTGAGGTTGCCCATGATGGTGCGTGATAATCGATCGCCGTTGGGCACGGCATTTACGGTATCCATCGAGGCGAAGGAAGGTGTGACCACGGGTATTAGCGCGCACGACCGTGCCCATACCATCCGAACTGCGGCGTCGGCCGATTGCAAAGCGGAAGACCTGGTGAGCCCTGGCCATGTCTTCCCTCTGTGCGCCAAGCCCGGGGGAGTTTTGCAACGCGCGGGACAAACTGAAGGCTCGGTGGACTTAGCGATGCTTGCAGGCCGTGCACCCTCGGCTGTGATTTGCGAAATCATGAATGAAGACGGGACCATGGCCCGATTCGCTGAGTTACAACAGTTCGCTGAGACGCACGGACTCCATCTTTTGTCGATTGCAGATGTCGCGACATACCGTCTGCGCCATGAGTCCATGGTGCGTAGAGTGAGGGGCGCAGAGGTGCCCTCTGCAAGTGGCAAAATGTGGCGGGCGCATGTGTACGAGACGAAGGTAAAAAGCCGCCAACTTGTCGCGATGACATTGGGCAGTATTGACAATAGTCCCACGCTCGTCAGGGTGCATACTGGCAGCGCGCTTTTGGATGTTTTTGGGGCCAGGGCCCCGGGGCGCCTTCTCTCGCATGATGCCGTTCGACAGATTGAAAGCGAGGGTCGCGGGGTGTTCTTGTTCTTGCCCAGTCCTGACGATCTATTAACCGAGCTTGAACGATACGAACAGGCATCCGGTTCAACCCCGATGTCCGAGGCCCAGGACCGCTTAAGCGTACTTCGAGAATACGGACTTGGTGCCCAAGTGTTGGCGGACTTAGGCCTTTCTCATATTCGGCTACTGACCAATCGCCCGCGACGCATTGCGGGGCTGGATGCCTTTGGCCTTCAAATAGTCGAAGAAGTTCCTCTGGTTCATGTATCCTAG
- a CDS encoding penicillin-insensitive murein endopeptidase translates to MRARSSLALVATSGFLLWGSLVEAVTSDSISVGSPNEGTLIHGVPLAESGQGFARNPRSPNLEARYGTTELITEITQAAARVQSAFPASELVINDISLPKGGPISHHGSHQSGRDADVLFYLRNRQGDPMPPKGVPLDGKGHGWDFKDLADPGDDVFVTIDAPRTWALIQALVEHPDSSLQRVFIVEHLRTLLLNEARRAHAPRRLIMRAGHLMCQPHVAHDDHFHFRFFCAPDDIRSGCQDVRPIYPWRQSQLDTVGVKPVLARPSRRRVSGSTVSRKEARKNAGPMHKKVLTFLGLQDAWSVQPHPGRRWCP, encoded by the coding sequence ATGCGCGCCCGCAGCAGTCTGGCTCTTGTTGCCACCTCCGGGTTTCTGCTCTGGGGCAGTTTGGTGGAGGCGGTGACTTCCGATTCCATTTCGGTGGGGAGTCCCAACGAGGGCACGCTCATCCACGGCGTTCCGCTTGCTGAGTCGGGGCAAGGGTTTGCGCGCAATCCGAGAAGCCCGAATCTTGAGGCGCGCTACGGCACCACGGAGCTTATTACGGAGATCACCCAAGCCGCGGCGCGCGTGCAATCTGCGTTTCCGGCGAGCGAGCTCGTGATCAACGATATCAGCCTCCCAAAGGGTGGACCCATTTCGCACCACGGCTCGCATCAGTCCGGCAGGGATGCGGACGTGCTGTTCTATCTCAGAAATCGTCAGGGTGATCCAATGCCTCCCAAGGGGGTTCCACTCGATGGCAAGGGGCATGGCTGGGATTTTAAAGATCTGGCCGATCCGGGTGACGATGTATTTGTCACGATAGATGCGCCGCGAACCTGGGCGCTTATTCAAGCCTTGGTCGAACATCCCGACAGCTCCCTTCAGAGGGTATTTATAGTCGAGCACCTTCGCACGCTGTTGTTGAACGAAGCCCGTCGAGCCCATGCCCCCCGCCGATTGATCATGCGTGCCGGGCACCTGATGTGCCAGCCTCACGTCGCCCATGACGATCATTTCCACTTTAGATTTTTCTGCGCTCCGGACGATATTCGGTCGGGATGTCAGGACGTGCGGCCCATCTATCCGTGGCGGCAATCCCAGCTCGACACCGTCGGGGTTAAGCCGGTCTTGGCGCGCCCTTCTCGGCGGCGTGTTTCAGGAAGCACTGTGAGCCGCAAAGAAGCGCGAAAAAATGCGGGGCCTATGCATAAAAAAGTGCTGACATTTTTGGGGCTACAAGATGCCTGGAGCGTTCAGCCGCATCCTGGACGTCGGTGGTGTCCGTGA
- a CDS encoding 6,7-dimethyl-8-ribityllumazine synthase, with product MGQQTSIKRVEGTFDVAPRSRFAIVASRFNQEVVERLLEGSIDALIRHGVDRTHVTVVSVPGAWEIPFGCEHVARRKNISGIVAVGAVIRGETSHFERVAAESISGCARVMGKHGVPIGLGILTTESLAQAMARAGGSMGNKGWEAALSALEMASLAARLAGSNT from the coding sequence ATGGGACAGCAAACTTCCATCAAGCGGGTCGAAGGCACATTTGACGTGGCGCCCCGTTCGCGCTTTGCCATTGTGGCCTCGCGCTTCAATCAAGAGGTGGTAGAGCGGCTCCTAGAGGGTTCGATCGATGCGCTGATTCGACATGGCGTAGACCGCACGCATGTTACGGTGGTCAGTGTGCCAGGAGCATGGGAGATTCCCTTCGGTTGCGAGCACGTCGCACGGCGAAAAAACATCTCGGGAATCGTAGCGGTAGGGGCCGTCATACGGGGGGAAACCTCGCATTTTGAGCGGGTAGCCGCCGAGTCCATCTCTGGCTGCGCACGCGTCATGGGTAAGCACGGGGTGCCGATCGGGCTTGGCATACTTACGACCGAATCCCTTGCGCAGGCCATGGCCCGCGCCGGCGGCTCGATGGGAAATAAGGGCTGGGAAGCTGCGCTGAGCGCATTGGAAATGGCGTCTCTGGCAGCACGGCTTGCAGGCAGCAATACATAA
- the nusB gene encoding transcription antitermination factor NusB gives MSHTPRRRSRGTALQILYQMDVASIDIDMAIRLYWSQFESYGHEGAFADQLARGVAGALTEIDAAITHASEHWRLDRMPVVDRNLLRLGCYELMASPQTPYRVTLNEAIELAKLYGNEESPSFVNGVLDCIARNLNIHTEK, from the coding sequence ATGTCGCACACTCCCCGACGCAGAAGCCGCGGCACGGCGCTACAGATTCTTTATCAGATGGATGTCGCATCGATTGATATCGACATGGCCATACGTCTCTACTGGAGTCAGTTTGAAAGTTATGGTCACGAAGGAGCTTTTGCCGATCAGCTAGCGCGCGGCGTGGCGGGCGCACTCACAGAGATTGATGCCGCAATTACGCATGCGAGCGAGCACTGGCGCCTCGACCGCATGCCAGTCGTGGATCGCAATCTGCTTCGCTTGGGATGCTACGAACTTATGGCGTCCCCGCAAACTCCTTATCGCGTCACGCTGAACGAGGCCATTGAGCTTGCGAAGCTTTACGGCAACGAAGAGAGTCCGAGTTTTGTCAACGGCGTTCTTGATTGCATTGCGCGCAATCTCAACATTCATACAGAAAAATAA
- a CDS encoding HlyC/CorC family transporter yields the protein MLIALIAAFLCVAANAFFVAAEFALATARPTSLQAAANAGDKRALHALKLVEKLDAYLTATQLGITFASLGLGWLGEPAVARFIEVPLRSFDVSPSLVHGIALSVSFGIITFLHIVVGELIPKSLAIQRPEAVSRWTAKAMEVFYYLTYPIQVMFNAITNRILRVIGLQAAGSTRSVLSAPEIKLIIQSAFSTGGPDNTKRELLERVLTSTDRHIRTVMIPRVDMVTLNMTDSFEECLAMVRRHGYSRYPLVQDGDPDQVLGYIHTKDLFIASPRVRNDLTQLRRDLLFLPETLTTADALSKMKRERIPIGIVVDEYGGTSGLVTLEDIVEEIVGDIQDETDLEAPRLYTRSDGTLVMDGSLPIQELELEGIAFPHTEEGDTMAGCITSVLERLAYPGDRVKLGNFEATVEDVRGRRIERVALRRISDHEASKPAFSTLRPQVPKPEP from the coding sequence ATGCTAATCGCCCTCATTGCTGCGTTTCTGTGCGTTGCTGCAAACGCGTTTTTTGTCGCGGCTGAGTTTGCGTTGGCGACGGCTCGGCCGACCAGTTTACAGGCGGCAGCAAACGCTGGAGACAAGCGTGCCTTACACGCGCTGAAACTCGTAGAGAAACTCGATGCCTATCTCACCGCTACCCAACTAGGCATCACCTTTGCCTCACTTGGACTGGGCTGGCTGGGCGAACCTGCAGTGGCCCGGTTTATCGAGGTCCCCCTGCGATCTTTCGACGTCTCTCCTTCTTTGGTGCACGGCATTGCACTGAGCGTATCCTTTGGAATAATCACATTTTTGCATATCGTAGTCGGAGAGTTAATCCCGAAATCGCTTGCAATACAGCGCCCGGAAGCAGTCAGCCGCTGGACCGCCAAGGCCATGGAAGTATTCTACTACCTCACCTATCCCATTCAGGTGATGTTTAATGCGATCACCAACCGGATCCTTCGCGTCATCGGTCTTCAAGCCGCTGGCTCCACACGGTCGGTCCTTTCCGCACCGGAGATCAAGCTAATCATTCAGTCCGCATTTTCAACCGGAGGCCCGGATAACACTAAGCGCGAGCTGCTTGAGCGCGTGCTCACCAGCACCGATCGCCACATTCGTACCGTCATGATCCCGCGCGTCGATATGGTGACGTTAAATATGACCGACAGCTTCGAAGAATGTCTGGCAATGGTTCGTCGACATGGTTACAGCCGCTATCCTTTGGTCCAGGACGGTGATCCCGACCAAGTGCTCGGTTATATTCATACCAAGGATCTGTTTATTGCTTCGCCGCGTGTGCGCAATGATCTCACCCAGCTGCGCAGAGATCTTTTGTTTTTGCCCGAAACTCTCACGACCGCCGATGCGCTCTCAAAGATGAAACGCGAACGAATACCGATCGGCATTGTGGTTGACGAATACGGCGGCACGAGTGGCCTCGTCACCCTGGAAGATATCGTAGAAGAGATCGTCGGAGACATTCAAGATGAGACCGATCTTGAGGCACCGCGTCTATATACCCGCAGTGACGGCACCTTGGTGATGGACGGCTCCTTGCCCATCCAAGAACTTGAGCTTGAAGGGATTGCATTCCCTCACACAGAAGAGGGCGACACGATGGCAGGCTGTATAACCTCTGTACTTGAACGTCTTGCCTATCCCGGCGACCGGGTCAAACTTGGAAACTTCGAAGCAACCGTCGAAGATGTTCGTGGTCGACGCATCGAACGGGTGGCATTGCGCCGTATTTCCGATCACGAAGCTTCTAAGCCCGCCTTTTCCACACTTCGTCCCCAGGTCCCCAAGCCTGAGCCCTAA